The Alnus glutinosa chromosome 7, dhAlnGlut1.1, whole genome shotgun sequence genome includes a region encoding these proteins:
- the LOC133873660 gene encoding pentatricopeptide repeat-containing protein At3g09650, chloroplastic produces MNAKPPQPLPPISSSSSSSNSNSFPLTQTLYLHWSSPPRSSSTITTASKSSRSFRVHTATNHTSPTDLSLTTTTEPVNSLDQTLLGLLRQRKTEDAWIAYTQCTHLPSPTCLSRLVSQLSYQNTPVALRRAQSIITRLRHERQLHRLDANSLGLLAVAAAKAGHTLYATSIVKSMLRSGYLPHVKAWSAVVSRLAASGDDGPAEALKLFNSVTRRVRRLADPTIVADSRPDTAAYNAVLNACANLGDTKMFLQLFDEMPEFGADPDVLTYNVMIKLCARADRKDLLVFVLERILEKRIPLCMTTLHSLVAAYVGFGDLETAENMVQAMREGRRDLCRILRESSSQEDGDEDRDGHGDVFTKLLPNSMESGNCEPPLLQKEYAPNSRIYTTLMKGYMMSGRVTDTVRMLEAMRRQDDTASHPDHVTYTTVVSAMVKAGLMDRARQVLAEMTRIGVPANRITYNILLKGYCEQLKIDKAKELLRDMADDAGIEPDVVSYNILIDGCILVDDNAGALSFFNEMRAKGIAPTKISYTTLMKAFALTGQPKLANKVFDEMLSDARVKADLIAWNMLVEGYCRLGLFEEGKKIIQKMKESGFYPNVATYGSLANAIALARKPGEALLLWNEVKERCRRKKEGENSDSSSTPPPLKPDEGLLDTLADICVRAAFFRKALEIVACMEEYGIPPNKTKYTRIYVEMHSRMFTSKHASKARQDRRIERKRAAEAFKFWLGLPNSYYGSEWRLEPIDGDQDASEF; encoded by the coding sequence ATGAACGCCAAACCACCTCAACCGCTTCCACCAATCTCCTCATCCTCCTCTTCATCAAATTCCAACTCATTCCCACTAACCCAAACTCTGTACCTCCACTGGTCCTCTCCTCCGCGCTCTTCCTCCACTATCACCACCGCATCCAAATCCTCGCGCTCATTTCGCGTGCACACCGCAACGAACCACACCAGCCCAACAGACCTCTCTCTAACCACCACCACCGAACCAGTCAACTCCCTAGACCAAACACTCCTCGGTCTCCTCCGTCAAAGAAAAACAGAGGACGCCTGGATAGCCTACACCCAGTGTACTCACCTACCGAGCCCCACTTGCCTTAGCCGCTTGGTCTCACAGTTGTCCTACCAAAACACCCCCGTGGCCCTCAGGCGCGCCCAGTCCATCATCACCCGCCTCCGCCACGAGCGCCAGCTCCACCGCCTCGATGCCAATTCCCTCGGCCTACTCGCCGTGGCGGCCGCCAAGGCGGGCCACACGCTCTACGCCACCTCCATCGTCAAGTCCATGCTCCGCTCCGGTTATCTCCCCCACGTCAAGGCGTGGAGCGCCGTCGTTAGCCGCCTCGCTGCTTCGGGTGATGACGGCCCCGCCGAAGCGCTTAAGCTGTTCAATTCGGTTACCCGGCGGGTCCGCCGATTAGCAGACCCCACCATAGTCGCCGACTCGCGGCCCGACACTGCTGCTTACAACGCTGTGCTCAATGCCTGTGCTAATCTGGGTGATACTAAGATGTTCCTGCaattgtttgatgaaatgcctgaGTTTGGTGCTGACCCTGATGTACTAACTTACAACGTTATGATTAAGCTGTGTGCTAGAGCTGACAGGAAAGATTTGCTGGTATTTGTATTGGAGAGGATTCTTGAGAAGAGAATTCCCTTGTGTATGACAACGTTGCATTCACTTGTTGCGGCTTATGTTGGTTTTGGTGATCTGGAAACGGCGGAGAATATGGTTCAAGCAATGAGGGAAGGTAGGAGAGATCTTTGCAGGATTCTCAGGGAGAGTTCGAGTCAAGAGGATGGAGATGAAGATAGGGATGGGCATGGGGATGTGTTCACGAAGTTGCTTCCCAATAGTATGGAGTCTGGTAACTGTGAGCCGCCACTGTTGCAAAAGGAATATGCTCCTAACTCTAGAATTTATACCACTCTGATGAAAGGTTATATGATGTCTGGCCGTGTCACTGACACAGTCCGAATGCTAGAGGCAATGCGGCGCCAGGACGATACTGCTAGTCATCCTGATCATGTCACATATACAACTGTTGTTTCTGCAATGGTAAAGGCAGGGTTGATGGACCGGGCACGTCAAGTGCTTGCTGAAATGACAAGAATTGGTGTACCTGCAAATCGGATTACTTACAACATACTCCTCAAGGGTTACTGCGAGCAACTGAAGATAGACAAGGCAAAGGAGCTACTTAGGGACATGGCTGATGATGCAGGAATTGAGCCTGATGTGGTGTCCTATAATATCTTGATTGATGGGTGTATACTGGTTGATGACAATGCAGGGGCTCTTTCCTTCTTCAATGAGATGCGAGCAAAAGGAATAGCTCCCACGAAGATTAGTTATACCACTTTGATGAAAGCTTTTGCCTTGACTGGTCAACCAAAGCTGGCTAACAAGGTGTTTGATGAGATGCTCAGTGACGCTCGTGTGAAGGCTGATTTAATTGCCTGGAATATGTTGGTTGAAGGCTATTGTAGACTGGGATTGtttgaagaaggaaagaaaattattcagaaaatgaaagagagcGGGTTTTACCCCAATGTGGCTACTTATGGCAGTCTAGCCAATGCAATTGCATTGGCTAGAAAACCAGGAGAGGCACTTCTGCTTTGGAACGAAGTAAAGGAGAGATGTAGGAGGAAAAAGGAAGGAGAGAATTCTGATTCTTCATCTACACCTCCACCATTGAAACCAGATGAAGGGCTTTTGGATACTTTGGCTGATATCTGTGTGAGAGCCGCTTTCTTTAGAAAAGCTTTAGAAATTGTGGCTTGTATGGAAGAGTATGGGATACCTCCAAACAAGACCAAGTATACAAGAATCTATGTGGAAATGCATTCAAGGATGTTTACTAGTAAGCATGCATCAAAGGCCAGGCAGGACAGAAGGATTGAGAGGAAGAGAGCAGCTGAGGCTTTCAAATTTTGGTTGGGTTTGCCTAATTCTTATTATGGGAGTGAGTGGCGGTTAGAACCTATTGATGGAGATCAAGATGCTTCTGAATTCTGA
- the LOC133873661 gene encoding putative disease resistance protein RGA3, with the protein MGKLINLRHLNISGCVRLTHMPTGIGKLVHIQTWPIYIVGKGNGESIAELSCLNLRGELNIKCLENVRDAEEAKSANLKEKHLHVLGLFWGDDNGNMGLENDTESLHSTGSSLGDDSDARSREVEDILECLEPHPNLKKLFIKGYPGIRFPNWLLPSLTGVVLTNFKRCKALPTLGQLPFLKNLYLQAMEGIECIGQDFYGRDIQAPFPSLKELTLRDFPKLKEWCGSNGKQVLPCLEKLTVNKCPNLTSAPVLPSLQQLELQCCHPLLIKSMENLTSLSILVIDNFPQLSLLSGDLLKNNILLTSLKISSCPNLSLLPLEIENLTALKSLTICWCEELESLPQGLQNLKSLESLEIYECHKITSLPEDGIQGLSSLRTLSIENCDNLSSLSTGLQYLSALEHLTIMYCPELTSLPDDLRNLSALRSLSILDCPSLVCLPEGLPHVNTLQTLEIRGCPLLTDFTEWVHNFSSLRSLSISDCNNLTSLPEGLLFCNTLQHLSIQECPNLEEWWKHKRRMDGQKMANISHIYIGSPEFRK; encoded by the exons ATGGGAAAGTTGATCAACCTAAGACACCTTAATATATCTGGATGTGTAAGATTGACCCATATGCCAACCGGGATTGGAAAGTTGGTTCACATTCAGACATGGCCAATATACATTGTGGGCAAGGGAAATGGGGAAAGCATTGCAGAACTCAGCTGTCTAAACCTAAGGGGTGAACTTAACATTAAATGCTTGGAGAATGTGAGAGATGCAGAAGAAGCAAAGAGTGCTAATTTGAAAGAGAAGCACCTTCACGTTTTGGGGTTATTTTGGGGAGATGATAATGGGAACATGGGATTGGAAAATGACACTGAAAGCCTACACTCAACAGGATCGTCACTTGGAGATGACAGTGATGCTCGTTCAAGAGAAGTGGAAGATATTCTAGAATGCCTTGAACCACATCCAAATCTAAAAAAGCTTTTCATCAAAGGGTATCCGGGCATCAG GTTTCCGAATTGGCTACTTCCAAGTTTGACTGGGGTTGTACTGACGAATTTCAAAAGATGTAAAGCTTTACCCACCCTTGGGCAGCTTCCATTTCTTAAGAATCTATACCTGCAAGCAATGGAAGGCATTGAGTGCATTGGCCAAGACTTCTATGGCAGAGACATCCAGGCGCCATTCCCTTCTCTCAAAGAACTAACCCTCAGAGATTTTCCTAAGTTGAAAGAATGGTGTGGCAGTAATGGCAAACAAGTACTTCCTTGCCTGGAAAAACTGACTGTAAATAAATGTCCAAACCTGACTTCAGCGCCAGTCCTTCCATCTCTTCAACAATTGGAGTTGCAATGTTGCCATCCATTGCTCATAAAATCCATGGAAAATCTAACCTCACTCTCCATTCTTGTGATTGATAATTTCCCTCAATTGTCACTCTTATCAGGAGACctgttaaaaaacaatattcttCTCACCTCTTTGAAGATTAGCTCATGCCCTAATCTTTCTTTGCTGCCTTTGGAAATAGAGAATCTCACTGCTCTAAAATCACTGACCATATGTTGGTGTGAGGAGCTTGAATCTTTGCCACAAGGATTGCAAAACCTTAAATCACTGGAGTCTTTGGAAATCTATGAATGCCATAAGATTACCTCTTTGCCAGAGGATGGTATTCAAGGTTTGAGCTCCCTAAGAACTTTGTCCATTGAGAACTGTGATAATCTGTCTTCTTTATCAACCGGACTGCAATACCTCAGTGCACTTGAGCACTTGACCATTATGTACTGCCCAGAATTAACTTCTCTGCCAGATGATTTGCGCAACCTGTCAGCCCTTCGAAGTTTGAGCATTTTGGATTGTCCTAGTCTGGTTTGTCTGCCAGAGGGGCTACCTCATGTTAATACATTGCAAACTTTGGAAATTCGTGGCTGTCCTCTCCTTACAGATTTTACTGAATGGGTTCACAATTTTTCTTCACTGAGATCATTGTCAATTTCAGATTGCAATAATTTGACTTCGCTTCCAGAAGGATTGCTATTTTGCAATACACTCCAGCACCTGTCCATTCAAGAGTGCCCTAATCTGGAGGAGTGGTGGAAGCATAAGAGAAGAATGGACGGGCAGAAGATGGCTAACATCTCGCATATCTACATTGGGTCACCAGAATTCAGGAAATAA